TGGCGGTTCAGCTCGTTGACGTATATCACCGAGTTGACCGTGCCTTTCAGTGTTTCCGTTTCCATCAAAATCGTTCTCCGGTCCTTGTTTTGAAAATGTGTTATCGTATCCCGCGCCGCTTCTCATCGTAATAATGCAGAGTATAACAGAAACGAACTCGAAAAAGCCGAAAGCGGCAAAGAACACGAACATATACAACAAGACCGGCGCCGGCATAACATCACCTCGGTAATATTATACTCGGTACCGGTCGTTTGGGTGTATCCGGTTACTTGGCGAGAGCGAGAAGCTCGTCGACCTTGTCGGTGTCTTCCCAGCGTACGCCGAGATCCTCGCGGCCCATGTGGCCGTAGGCGGCGAGTTGCGCGTAGATCGGCTTGCGCAGGTCGAGCATCTTGATGATCCCGTCCGGCGTGAAGTCGAAGACCTTGCAGATGATCTCGGAGATCTTATCGTCCGGGATCCTGCCGGTGCCGAAGGTGTCGACGAAGACGGAAACGGGGCGCGCTACGCCGATGGCGTAAGCGAGCTCGATCTCGCATCTGGAGGCGAGACCGGCCTTGACGACGTTCTTCGCGGCGTAGCGGGCGGCGTAGGAGGCGCTGCGGTCGACCTTGGTCGGATCCTTGCCGGAGA
The genomic region above belongs to Clostridia bacterium and contains:
- a CDS encoding methionine adenosyltransferase domain-containing protein, with protein sequence SGKDPTKVDRSASYAARYAAKNVVKAGLASRCEIELAYAIGVARPVSVFVDTFGTGRIPDDKISEIICKVFDFTPDGIIKMLDLRKPIYAQLAAYGHMGREDLGVRWEDTDKVDELLALAK